One Rhodoferax ferrireducens T118 DNA segment encodes these proteins:
- the guaB gene encoding IMP dehydrogenase, whose amino-acid sequence MRLIGKALTFDDVLLVPAYSQVLPKDTSLATRFTRNIALKLPLVSAAMDTVTESRLAIAIAQEGGIGIVHKNMTPQQQAAKVAKVKRYESGVLRDPVVITPQHTVLQVMDLSAQLGVSGFPVCDGGKVVGLVTGRDLRFETRYDLPVSHIMTPRDKLVTVPDGTTLEQAKVLLNQYKIERLLVVNDAFELKGLITVKDITKQTSFPNAARDAQGKLRVGAAVGVGEGTEERVEALARAGVDAIVVDTAHGHSKGVIDRVRWVKKNFPHIEVIGGNIATGAAALALVEAGADAVKVGIGPGSICTTRIVAGVGVPQIMAIDSVAMALRGTGVPLIADGGIRFSGDIAKAIAAGASTVMMGGMFAGTEEAPGEVILFQGRSYKTYRGMGSIGAMQQGSADRYFQESTTGNPNADKLVPEGIEGRVPYKGTMVSIVYQMAGGLRASMGYCGCATIEEMQNKAEFVEITTAGIRESHVHDVQITKEAPNYRAE is encoded by the coding sequence ATGCGCCTGATCGGCAAAGCGCTCACCTTCGACGATGTTCTGTTGGTGCCAGCGTACTCTCAAGTCCTCCCCAAGGACACTTCTCTCGCCACTCGTTTCACCCGCAATATTGCGCTCAAGCTGCCCTTGGTCTCTGCCGCCATGGACACGGTGACCGAGTCGCGTCTTGCAATTGCCATCGCCCAAGAGGGCGGCATTGGCATTGTTCATAAAAACATGACACCGCAGCAGCAAGCTGCGAAAGTGGCCAAGGTCAAACGCTACGAATCAGGCGTATTGCGCGACCCGGTGGTGATCACGCCGCAGCACACCGTGCTCCAGGTGATGGACCTGTCGGCGCAACTCGGTGTCTCGGGCTTTCCGGTATGTGATGGTGGCAAGGTGGTTGGCCTCGTCACCGGGCGTGACCTGCGCTTTGAAACCCGTTATGACCTGCCCGTGAGCCACATCATGACGCCGCGCGACAAGCTGGTGACGGTGCCCGATGGCACGACCCTCGAACAGGCCAAGGTGTTGTTGAACCAGTACAAGATTGAACGCCTGCTGGTGGTCAATGATGCGTTTGAGCTCAAGGGCCTGATCACCGTCAAGGACATTACCAAGCAAACCAGCTTCCCCAATGCGGCGCGTGATGCGCAGGGCAAATTACGCGTGGGTGCCGCCGTTGGCGTGGGCGAGGGCACTGAAGAGCGGGTGGAAGCCTTGGCGCGCGCAGGGGTCGATGCCATCGTGGTGGACACCGCGCATGGTCACAGCAAGGGCGTGATTGACCGCGTGCGCTGGGTCAAGAAGAACTTTCCGCACATTGAGGTGATTGGCGGCAACATTGCAACCGGTGCCGCGGCGTTGGCGCTGGTCGAGGCCGGCGCGGACGCGGTCAAAGTCGGTATTGGTCCAGGCTCCATTTGCACCACCCGCATCGTGGCGGGTGTGGGCGTGCCGCAAATCATGGCGATTGACAGTGTGGCCATGGCGCTAAGAGGCACTGGTGTGCCGCTGATTGCCGATGGCGGCATCCGCTTCAGTGGCGATATTGCCAAAGCCATCGCCGCCGGGGCCAGCACGGTCATGATGGGTGGCATGTTCGCGGGCACCGAAGAGGCACCCGGTGAAGTGATTCTGTTTCAGGGCCGCAGCTACAAGACCTACCGTGGCATGGGCTCCATCGGTGCCATGCAACAGGGCAGTGCGGACCGCTATTTTCAGGAATCCACAACGGGCAACCCGAACGCCGACAAGCTGGTGCCCGAAGGCATTGAAGGCCGCGTGCCCTACAAAGGCACCATGGTCTCGATCGTGTACCAAATGGCGGGCGGCTTGCGCGCCAGCATGGGCTACTGCGGTTGCGCCACGATTGAAGAGATGCAAAACAAGGCCGAGTTTGTGGAAATCACCACCGCCGGCATCCGCGAAAGCCATGTCCACGACGTGCAGATTACCAAAGAAGCACCGAACTACAGAGCAGAGTAA
- a CDS encoding LD-carboxypeptidase, translated as MNKHIYIYSPSGAVRDKAAFKRGVARLKSLGHEVEIDEAALTSHLRFAGDDETRLAAIHRACASGADVALISRGGYGLTRILPGIHYKAVAKAIDQGMRFVGISDFTAFQSAVLAKTGRVTWAGPALCEGFGVGGKPDGHDAELPLTTTGLTDAAQAVPDDIMEACFDDLICGQGEGAGWRQLREPHLTANNSKAASSNANDLVATNAISTGAAASFGINQSVLWGGNLSVLVSLLGTPYFPEVKGGILFLEDVAEHPYRIERMLTQLLHAGVLARQKAILLGQFTEFKLVPHDRGYKLQTVVNWLRQQIKVPVLTNLPYGHVATKVLLPVGAKTDLLVQGRDALLFWGHA; from the coding sequence ATGAATAAACACATCTACATCTACTCTCCATCGGGCGCCGTGCGTGACAAGGCCGCTTTCAAACGTGGCGTGGCGCGACTCAAATCGCTGGGCCATGAAGTTGAAATTGACGAAGCAGCGCTGACCAGCCATTTGCGCTTTGCCGGAGACGACGAGACCCGATTGGCGGCCATTCATCGCGCTTGCGCCAGTGGCGCCGATGTGGCACTGATCTCACGCGGCGGCTATGGCCTGACGCGCATCCTGCCGGGTATTCACTACAAGGCAGTGGCCAAAGCGATTGATCAAGGCATGCGCTTCGTTGGCATTAGCGATTTCACGGCGTTTCAAAGTGCGGTGCTGGCGAAAACCGGGCGCGTCACCTGGGCGGGCCCTGCGCTGTGCGAAGGTTTTGGGGTGGGTGGCAAGCCGGACGGTCATGATGCTGAACTTCCACTGACAACCACCGGGCTGACCGATGCCGCTCAGGCCGTGCCCGACGACATCATGGAAGCCTGTTTCGACGATTTGATCTGTGGACAAGGGGAGGGGGCCGGCTGGCGGCAATTGCGTGAGCCGCACCTGACCGCCAACAACTCTAAGGCCGCCTCTTCAAATGCTAATGATTTAGTAGCTACCAATGCAATATCGACGGGGGCTGCAGCCTCATTTGGCATAAATCAGTCAGTACTTTGGGGCGGCAACCTGTCGGTGCTGGTCTCACTGCTGGGCACGCCGTATTTTCCAGAGGTCAAGGGCGGCATCCTGTTTCTGGAAGATGTGGCCGAGCACCCCTACCGGATCGAACGCATGCTGACGCAGTTGTTGCACGCGGGTGTGTTGGCGCGGCAAAAAGCGATTTTGTTGGGCCAGTTCACCGAGTTCAAACTGGTGCCGCACGACCGGGGCTACAAATTGCAGACGGTCGTCAACTGGTTGCGCCAGCAGATCAAAGTCCCGGTGCTTACCAACTTGCCCTATGGCCATGTCGCCACCAAAGTGCTGCTGCCAGTGGGCGCCAAAACCGATCTGTTGGTGCAGGGACGTGACGCCTTGCTGTTTTGGGGCCACGCCTG
- the guaA gene encoding glutamine-hydrolyzing GMP synthase, with the protein MHQKILILDFGSQVTQLIARRIREAHVFCEVHPCDVTDDWVRAYARDGKLKGVILSGSHASVYEETTDKAPPAVFELGVPVLGICYGMQTMAHQLGGIVTSGHQREFGPADVRAHGHTALLEGIQDYKTAAGHGMLQVWMSHGDKVTELPHGFKLMASTDSCPIAGMADETRRFYGVQFHPEVTHTKRGAAILERFVLDICGARADWIMGDYISEAVEQIRAQVGTDEVILGLSGGVDSSVAAALIHRAIGEQLTCVFVDHGLLRLNEGDLVMEMFVGKLHAKVIRVDAADQFLGQLAGVSDPEAKRKIIGREFVEVFKAEAAKLKSDQSRHVAWLAQGTIYPDVIESGGAKNKKAVVIKSHHNVGGLPELLGLKLLEPLRELFKDEVRELGVALGLPYHMVYRHPFPGPGLGVRILGEVKKDYADLLRRADAIFIDELHNFIDEASGKSWYDLTSQAFAVFLPVKSVGVMGDGRTYDYVVALRAVQTSDFMTADWAELPYALLKKVSSRIINEVRGINRVTYDVSSKPPATIEWE; encoded by the coding sequence ATGCATCAAAAAATTCTCATTCTTGACTTTGGCTCCCAGGTCACCCAGTTGATTGCGCGGCGCATCCGCGAGGCGCATGTGTTTTGCGAAGTGCATCCCTGTGATGTGACTGATGACTGGGTGCGTGCCTATGCCCGGGATGGCAAGCTCAAAGGCGTGATCCTGTCGGGCAGCCATGCCAGCGTCTATGAAGAGACGACCGACAAGGCGCCGCCTGCGGTGTTTGAACTGGGTGTGCCGGTGCTGGGCATTTGTTATGGCATGCAGACCATGGCGCACCAGTTGGGCGGCATCGTCACCAGCGGGCACCAGCGCGAGTTTGGCCCCGCCGATGTGCGCGCCCATGGCCATACCGCCTTGCTTGAAGGTATTCAGGACTACAAGACGGCCGCGGGCCACGGCATGCTGCAGGTCTGGATGAGTCATGGCGACAAGGTCACCGAGTTGCCGCATGGCTTCAAGCTGATGGCCAGCACCGACAGTTGCCCGATCGCCGGCATGGCCGATGAAACGCGGCGTTTTTATGGTGTGCAGTTTCACCCTGAGGTGACGCACACCAAGCGCGGTGCGGCGATTCTGGAGCGCTTTGTGCTCGATATTTGTGGCGCACGGGCTGACTGGATCATGGGCGATTACATCAGCGAGGCGGTGGAGCAAATCCGCGCCCAGGTCGGCACCGACGAGGTCATTTTGGGCCTCTCCGGTGGGGTCGATTCGTCGGTCGCTGCGGCCCTGATCCACCGGGCCATTGGTGAGCAACTCACCTGCGTGTTTGTGGACCACGGCCTGCTGCGTCTCAACGAGGGCGACCTGGTGATGGAAATGTTTGTCGGCAAGCTGCACGCCAAGGTGATTCGGGTTGATGCTGCTGACCAGTTCCTCGGACAGCTCGCGGGCGTGAGCGACCCGGAGGCCAAACGCAAAATTATTGGCCGCGAGTTTGTCGAAGTGTTCAAGGCCGAGGCTGCCAAGCTCAAAAGCGACCAGTCGCGCCACGTCGCCTGGCTGGCCCAGGGCACGATTTACCCCGACGTGATCGAATCCGGCGGCGCCAAGAACAAAAAAGCGGTGGTCATCAAAAGCCACCATAACGTGGGCGGCTTGCCGGAGCTATTGGGCCTAAAGCTGCTGGAACCCCTGCGCGAATTGTTCAAGGATGAAGTACGCGAGCTCGGCGTGGCGCTTGGTTTGCCCTATCACATGGTGTACCGGCATCCGTTTCCCGGTCCCGGTCTGGGGGTGCGGATTCTGGGCGAAGTCAAAAAGGACTACGCAGATTTGCTGCGCCGTGCCGATGCCATCTTTATCGACGAACTGCACAACTTCATCGACGAGGCATCAGGCAAGAGCTGGTACGACCTCACCAGTCAGGCCTTCGCGGTGTTTTTGCCCGTCAAGAGTGTCGGCGTCATGGGCGACGGCCGCACCTACGACTACGTGGTCGCCTTGCGTGCCGTGCAAACCAGTGACTTCATGACCGCCGATTGGGCCGAGTTGCCTTATGCGCTGCTGAAAAAAGTGTCGAGCCGCATCATCAACGAAGTGCGCGGCATCAACCGGGTCACATACGACGTGTCAAGCAAGCCGCCGGCCACCATTGAGTGGGAGTAG
- a CDS encoding RnfH family protein, with the protein MASDARLQITVVYSPRARDVREVVLQLTAGSTALQALQTSGLLQLFPALDPACLALGVWGHKASLTQVLQDNDRLEIYRPLTVDPKVARRERFARQGARSAGLFVKKRAGAKAGY; encoded by the coding sequence ATGGCGAGTGACGCTCGCCTTCAAATCACGGTGGTTTATTCGCCGCGAGCCCGCGATGTGCGAGAGGTTGTGCTGCAGTTAACCGCCGGCAGCACGGCGTTGCAGGCCTTACAGACCAGTGGGCTGCTTCAGCTTTTCCCTGCGCTTGATCCGGCCTGCCTGGCGCTGGGCGTCTGGGGACACAAGGCAAGTCTGACTCAAGTGCTGCAAGACAATGACCGGTTGGAAATTTACCGGCCGCTCACCGTCGACCCCAAAGTGGCGCGCCGGGAGCGCTTTGCCAGACAGGGCGCTCGCAGCGCCGGACTTTTTGTGAAAAAACGCGCAGGGGCCAAGGCGGGTTATTGA
- a CDS encoding type II toxin-antitoxin system RatA family toxin: MKTVTKSVLIWYSTSEMYVLVTDVDQYPKFLPWCDRARVVMGDETGMTAEIGISFSGIRQTFTTCNTHVPNRQVAIKLVNGPFSRLDGEWNFVPIGDDSQRACRVELTLNYGFDNATLGKLVGPVFDKIAASMVDAFIKRAKQVYGE, from the coding sequence ATGAAAACCGTCACCAAGTCCGTCCTCATCTGGTACAGCACGTCCGAGATGTATGTGCTTGTCACGGACGTGGATCAATATCCCAAATTTTTACCTTGGTGTGATCGCGCCCGCGTCGTCATGGGTGACGAGACCGGCATGACGGCGGAAATCGGCATTTCTTTCAGTGGCATCCGTCAGACGTTCACCACGTGCAACACGCATGTGCCGAATCGGCAGGTGGCCATCAAGTTGGTGAACGGCCCGTTCTCTAGACTGGATGGCGAGTGGAATTTTGTGCCGATTGGTGACGACTCCCAGCGCGCTTGCCGGGTCGAACTGACGCTCAACTACGGCTTTGACAATGCCACGCTGGGCAAACTGGTGGGCCCGGTGTTTGACAAGATCGCCGCCAGCATGGTGGACGCCTTCATCAAGCGGGCCAAACAAGTTTATGGCGAGTGA
- the bioB gene encoding biotin synthase BioB encodes MSPNPSQQSSAVAFHPSAAPITLPESATWPLADVLALFELPFNDLMFQAQQTHRAHFPKGDVELATLLSIKTGGCEEDCSYCPQAARYDTGVEAQKILELEQVLDAAREARASGATRFCMGAAWRSPKERDLEKVEAMVRGVKQLGLETCATLGMLEEGQADRLKQAGLDYYNHNLDSAPEFYSNVISTREYQDRLDTLGRVRQAGLKICCGGIVGMGESRQQRAGLIAQLANLNPYPESVPVNHLVQVEGTPLYGIEPLDPIEFVRTIAVARITMPKARVRLSAGRRQMGDAVQAMCFLAGANSIFYGDKLLTTGNPEAGDDLALLAKLGLKTHASTLTEAQKERCGG; translated from the coding sequence ATGTCCCCAAACCCGTCGCAACAGTCCAGTGCCGTGGCCTTCCATCCGTCGGCAGCGCCCATCACCTTGCCGGAATCGGCCACCTGGCCGCTGGCTGACGTGCTGGCCTTATTTGAGTTGCCCTTTAACGACCTGATGTTTCAGGCGCAGCAAACACACCGCGCCCATTTCCCCAAGGGTGATGTCGAGCTGGCAACGCTGCTGTCGATCAAGACCGGCGGCTGTGAGGAAGATTGCAGCTACTGCCCGCAAGCGGCGCGTTACGACACCGGCGTTGAAGCCCAAAAAATCCTGGAGCTGGAGCAGGTGCTGGACGCCGCGCGCGAAGCCCGGGCCAGCGGCGCGACCCGTTTTTGCATGGGTGCAGCCTGGCGCTCACCCAAAGAGCGCGACCTGGAAAAGGTTGAAGCGATGGTGCGCGGCGTCAAGCAACTGGGTCTGGAAACCTGTGCCACGCTGGGCATGCTGGAAGAAGGCCAAGCTGACCGTTTGAAACAAGCCGGGCTCGATTATTACAACCACAACCTCGACAGTGCCCCAGAGTTTTACAGCAACGTGATCTCCACGCGCGAATACCAGGACCGTCTGGATACATTGGGGCGAGTGCGTCAGGCCGGACTGAAGATCTGCTGCGGCGGCATCGTCGGCATGGGCGAATCGCGCCAGCAGCGCGCTGGCCTGATTGCGCAACTGGCCAACCTGAACCCGTATCCGGAATCGGTGCCGGTGAATCATCTGGTGCAAGTTGAAGGCACGCCCTTGTATGGTATCGAGCCGCTTGATCCGATCGAATTCGTGCGCACCATTGCGGTGGCGCGCATCACGATGCCGAAAGCGCGCGTGCGGCTGTCAGCTGGCCGTCGTCAAATGGGCGATGCGGTGCAGGCGATGTGCTTCCTGGCTGGCGCCAACTCTATTTTTTACGGCGACAAGCTGCTCACCACCGGCAATCCGGAAGCCGGGGACGACCTCGCGCTGCTGGCGAAGCTCGGTTTGAAGACCCATGCCTCGACCCTGACCGAAGCGCAGAAAGAGCGCTGCGGCGGCTAA
- a CDS encoding DUF4124 domain-containing protein — protein MKNIRQILFLLACLVSLAASAQWQWTDNDGRKVFSDRAPPADVLEKNILKRPGMTAKTTVNTDAPSPAVSPVAAASGAQNAASAPKLSGIDKELADKKKKTEEAQAAQRKAEQEKVVKAKVENCARAKQAKASFDSGVRVSRINEKGEREVLDDTARANEVKRIQAIMNSDCQ, from the coding sequence ATGAAAAATATCCGGCAAATTCTGTTTCTTCTCGCGTGCCTGGTTTCGCTGGCAGCGTCGGCGCAGTGGCAATGGACCGACAACGATGGACGCAAGGTGTTTAGCGACCGCGCGCCCCCGGCCGACGTCCTGGAGAAGAATATTTTGAAACGGCCAGGCATGACTGCCAAAACCACGGTGAACACGGATGCGCCCTCACCTGCGGTGTCGCCTGTCGCCGCGGCATCGGGGGCGCAAAACGCGGCCAGTGCGCCCAAACTCAGTGGCATCGACAAAGAGTTGGCTGACAAGAAGAAGAAAACAGAAGAAGCGCAGGCCGCCCAGCGCAAAGCAGAGCAAGAGAAGGTGGTGAAAGCCAAAGTCGAAAACTGCGCGCGCGCCAAACAAGCCAAAGCCAGCTTCGATTCCGGCGTGCGTGTCAGCCGAATCAATGAAAAAGGCGAGCGTGAAGTGCTCGATGACACCGCCCGTGCCAACGAGGTGAAGCGTATTCAGGCCATCATGAATTCCGACTGCCAGTAG